Proteins found in one Asterias rubens chromosome 12, eAstRub1.3, whole genome shotgun sequence genomic segment:
- the LOC117297868 gene encoding nucleolar protein dao-5-like isoform X2 has protein sequence MDWNSTQTPPTNATDFFRRVLTKTLDGLLDQVDGVSKYDHVKQSVRRISQMYRTGLSRSSSDYRSDWNNAANRCAYVFLYFMHHCYLVHHSLHQNVTEISKTLKYKHSMKTCSIGGGPGSDLVGLTKFLRDTNLFPSSLHCLVLDLFPNWKLTWDIIYQTLPDDFQVTYKRCDLVRDTRLPSDVLSFIRDVDLLTLVKSYSAVSAFFRTDPNRRELLRSILNELKHGCLVLFIDNNYPGDGFEQQFASPAGLDMVFQFRGKPNMPLGSYSNTIRNFCQILDFRPMRGCDVIVRLFRKNIPRQVGVSSLQPRIPFNDSVYQLAQREPLHDTFQSPSPPFQQPLSSGIMYSNINAPLRQPNQNNPLYQHFLQHQFPPGSTIQNPPTKSQTLSSSSFGQPISQHRVSLGSRAFQKSISESQPLSSSSQWPTPKNQFPADGATPPTTSKIQPSSNSSLKGPFPQGQFCLESTIIKSTSQPSSDIPFGQLTHKPQFCPDRAIQKTTFNSQPSLNIPFGQPTPKPQFRPDRAIQKTTFDSQPSSSIPFGQPTPKPQFCPDRAIQKTTFQSQPSPSSPFGQPTHKPQFRPDRAIQKSTSKSQPSSSIPFGQPTPKPRFRPDRAIQKRFKSQPSSSIPFGQPTPKPQFRPDRAIQKPFQSQPSSSIPFGQPTLQRHISPSGTIKYPTSQHHSNLSFKIDWACRLNCHQGTAHATPSIHDDSDNSRESDEQSIKGEKYILDSAKRHQSFDDENDDNDIDSDDDGVDTEDSDIAYSSIPFGQPTPKPQFRPDSDQKTTFNSQPSSSSSFGQPTPKLQFRPDSAHQKTTFNCKPFSSIHFGQPTPKPQFRPDRAIQKTTFNSQPSSRIPCGQPTPKPHFRYDIATQKSTSKSQPSSCSSFGQPTPKPQFHSDSAIQKSTSKSQPSSCSLLQWATSKPQFHSDRVTQKSTSKSQPSSCSLLQWATPKPQFHSDSATQKSTSKSQPSSCSLLQWATPKPQFHSDRATQKSTSKSQPSSSSSFGQPTPKPQFRHGIAIQKSTSKSQPSSSSLLQWATPKPQFHSDSATQKSTSKSQPSSCSLLQWATPKPQFHSDSATQKSTSKSQPSSCSLLQWATPKPQFHSDRATQKSTSKSQPSSSSSFGQPTPKPQFHSDSAIQKSPSKSQPSSSSSLGQPTPKPQFRLDRAIQESTFNCQPSSNIPFGQPSPKPQFRPDRAIQKTTFKSQPSSSIPFGQPTPKPQFRPDRAIQKTTFKSQPSSSIPFGQPTPKPQFRPDRAIQKTTFKSQPSSSIPFGQPTLQRHISPSGTIKYPTSQHHSNLSFKIDWACRLNCHQGTAHATPSIHDDSDNSRESDEQSIKDEIDILDSAKRHKSFDDENDDNDIDSDDDGVDTEDSDIAYW, from the exons ATGGATTGGAACAGTACTCAAACACCACCTACAAATGCAACAGATTTCTTCCGACGTGTATTGACAAAAACCCTTGATGGCCTTCTTGATCAAGTCGATGGTGTCTCTAAGTACGATCACGTCAAACAGTCTGTAAGAAGAATTTCTCAGATGTACAGGACAGGGCTGTCTCGTTCAAGCTCTGACTACCGATCGGATTGGAATAATGCTGCTAACCGATGCGCCTATGTCTTTCTGTACTTTATGCATCACTGTTACCTCGTGCATCACTCTCTTCATCAAAACGTGACTGAGATCTCAAAAACGTTGAAATACAAGCATAGTATGAAGACGTGTAGTATTGGTGGTGGGCCAGGCTCAGACCTAGTTGGTCTCACTAAATTCCTTCGAGATACAAACCTCTTCCCATCGTCGCTCCATTGCCTTGTTCTGGATTTGTTCCCAAACTGGAAACTCACTTGGGATATTATTTACCAAACTCTACCAGATGATTTCCAGGTGACCTACAAGAGATGTGACCTCGTCAGAGATACAAGACTTCCAAGTGATGTCCTCAGTTTCATCAGAGATGTAGATCTACTTACGCTTGTTAAATCCTACTCTGCGGTTTCAGCGTTCTTCCGAACTGACCCAAACCGAAGAGAACTACTGCGTTCTATTCTCAATGAGCTAAAGCACGGTTGTTTGGTGTTGTTTATTGACAACAACTACCCAGGTGATGGTTTTGAGCAGCAATTTGCTTCCCCTGCTGGTCTGGACATGGTATTTCAATTCCGAGGTAAACCCAATATGCCTCTTGGTTCTTACTCGAATACTATAAGGAACTTCTGCCAGATTCTAGATTTTCGTCCAATGCGTGGCTGTGATGTGATCGTTCGGTTATTCCGCAAAAACATACCAAGGCAAGTTGGCGTCAGCAGTCTTCAGCCGAGAATCCCCTTCAATGACAGCGTTTATCAACTAGCTCAACGTGAGCCACTACATGACACCTTTCAGTCACCATCACCGCCCTTTCAACAACCCTTATCTTCTGGGATAATGTATTCCAACATCAACGCTCCATTGCGTCAGCCTAATCAAAATAACCCCCTCTATCAGCATTTTCTCCAACATCAGTTTCCTCCGGGCAGTACTATCCAAAATCCACCCACCAAAAGCCAAACTTTATCAAGCAGCTCCTTCGGACAACCAATTTCCCAACATCGGGTTTCTCTAGGAAGCAGAGCCTTCCAAAAATCAATTTCCGAAAGCCAACCTTTAAGCAGCTCCTCCCAATGGCCAACTCCCAAAAATCAGTTTCCTGCAGACGGCGCCACCCCACCAACAACTTCCAAAATCCAACCTTCCTCAAACAGCTCCTTGAAAGGACCATTTCCCCAAGGTCAGTTTTGTCTAGAGAGCACCATAATAAAATCCACAAGCCAACCCTCTTCAGACATCCCCTTCGGACAACTTACTCATAAACCTCAGTTTTGTCCGGACAGGGCCATCCAAAAGACAACTTTCAATAGccaaccttctttaaacatcccCTTTGGACAACCTACTCCCAAACCTCAGTTTCGTCCGGACAGGGCCATCCAAAAGACAACTTTCGACAGCCAACCTTCTTCAAGCATCCCCTTCGGACAACCTACTCCCAAACCTCAGTTTTGTCCGGACAGGGCCATCCAAAAGACAACTTTCCAAAGCCAACCTTCTCCAAGCAGCCCCTTCGGACAACCTACTCATAAACCTCAGTTTCGTCCGGACAGGGCCATCCAAAAATCAACATCCAAAAGCCAACCTTCTTCAAGCATCCCCTTCGGACAACCTACTCCCAAACCTCGGTTTCGTCCGGACAGGGCCATCCAAAAGCGTTTCAAAAGCCAACCTTCTTCAAGCATCCCCTTCGGACAACCTACTCCCAAACCTCAGTTTCGTCCGGACAGGGCCATCCAAAAGCCTTTCCAAAGCCAAC CTTCTTCAAGCATCCCCTTCGGACAACCTACTCTTCAACGTCATATTTCTCCAAGCGGCACCATCAAATATCCAACCAGTCAACATCATAGTAATCTGTCATTCAAGATTGATTGGGCATGTCGATTGAACTGTCATCAGGGGACAGCACATGCTACACCATCTATTCACGATGACAGCGACAACAGTAGAGAAAGTGATGAGCAAAGTATTAAGGGCGAAAAATATATTTTGGATTCTGCAAAAAGGCATCAAAGTTTCGACGACGAAAACGATGACAACGACATCGATAGTGACGACGACGGGGTTGATACTGAAGACAGTGATATCGCCTATTCAAGCATCCCCTTCGGACAACCTACTCCTAAACCTCAGTTTCGTCCGGACAGTGACCAAAAGACAACTTTCAACAGCCAACCTTCTTCAAGCAGCTCCTTCGGACAACCTACTCCTAAACTTCAGTTTCGTCCGGACAGTGCCCACCAAAAGACAACTTTCAACTGCAAACCTTTTTCAAGCATCCACTTTGGACAACCTACTCCTAAACCTCAGTTTCGTCCGGATAGAGCCATCCAAAAGACAACTTTCAACAGCCAACCTTCTTCAAGAATCCCCTGCGGACAACCTACTCCTAAACCTCACTTTCGTTATGACATCGCCACCCAAAAATCAACATCCAAAAGCCAACCTTCTTCATGCAGCTCCTTCGGACAACCTACTCCAAAACCTCAGTTTCATTCAGACAGCGCCATCCAAAAATCAACATCCAAAAGCCAACCTTCTTCATGCAGCCTCCTCCAATGGGCAACTTCCAAACCTCAGTTTCATTCAGACAGGGTCACCCAGAAATCAACATCCAAAAGCCAACCTTCTTCATGCAGCCTCCTCCAATGGGCAACTCCCAAACCTCAGTTTCATTCAGACAGCGCCACCCAGAAATCAACATCCAAAAGCCAACCTTCTTCATGCAGCCTCCTCCAATGGGCAACTCCAAAACCTCAGTTTCATTCAGACAGGGCCACCCAGAAATCAACATCCAAAAGCCAACCTTCTTCAAGCAGCTCCTTCGGACAACCTACTCCTAAACCTCAGTTTCGTCATGGCATCGCCATCCAAAAATCAACATCCAAAAGCCAACCTTCTTCATCCAGCCTCCTCCAATGGGCAACTCCCAAACCTCAGTTTCATTCAGACAGCGCCACCCAGAAATCAACATCTAAAAGCCAACCTTCTTCATGCAGCCTCCTCCAATGGGCAACTCCCAAACCTCAGTTTCATTCAGACAGCGCCACCCAGAAATCAACATCCAAAAGCCAACCTTCTTCATGCAGCCTCCTCCAATGGGCAACTCCAAAACCTCAGTTTCATTCAGACAGGGCCACCCAGAAATCAACATCCAAAAGCCAACCTTCTTCAAGCAGCTCCTTCGGACAACCTACTCCTAAACCTCAGTTTCATTCAGACAGTGCCATCCAAAAATCACCTTCCAAAAGCCAACCTTCTTCAAGCAGCTCCCTTGGACAACCTACTCCTAAACCTCAGTTTCGCCTGGACAGGGCCATCCAAGAATCAACTTTCAATTGCCAACCTTCTTCAAACATCCCCTTTGGACAACCTTCTCCCAAACCTCAGTTTCGTCCGGACAGGGCCATCCAAAAGACAACTTTCAAAAGCCAACCTTCTTCAAGCATCCCCTTCGGACAACCTACTCCCAAACCTCAGTTTCGTCCGGACAGGGCCATCCAAAAGACAACTTTCAAAAGCCAACCTTCTTCAAGCATCCCCTTCGGACAACCTACTCCCAAACCTCAGTTTCGTCCGGACAGGGCCATCCAAAAGACAACTTTCAAAAGCCAACCTTCTTCAAGCATCCCCTTCGGACAACCTACTCTTCAACGTCATATTTCTCCAAGCGGCACCATCAAATATCCAACCAGTCAACATCATAGTAATCTGTCATTCAAGATTGATTGGGCATGTCGATTGAACTGTCATCAGGGGACAGCACATGCTACACCATCTATTCACGATGACAGCGACAACAGTAGAGAAAGTGATGAGCAAAGTATTAAGGACGAAATAGATATTTTGGATTCTGCAAAAAGGCATAAAAGTTTCGACGACGAAAACGATGACAACGACATCGATAGTGACGACGACGGGGTTGATACTGAAGACAGTGATATcgcctattggtaa
- the LOC117297868 gene encoding nucleolar protein dao-5-like isoform X1 — protein MDWNSTQTPPTNATDFFRRVLTKTLDGLLDQVDGVSKYDHVKQSVRRISQMYRTGLSRSSSDYRSDWNNAANRCAYVFLYFMHHCYLVHHSLHQNVTEISKTLKYKHSMKTCSIGGGPGSDLVGLTKFLRDTNLFPSSLHCLVLDLFPNWKLTWDIIYQTLPDDFQVTYKRCDLVRDTRLPSDVLSFIRDVDLLTLVKSYSAVSAFFRTDPNRRELLRSILNELKHGCLVLFIDNNYPGDGFEQQFASPAGLDMVFQFRGKPNMPLGSYSNTIRNFCQILDFRPMRGCDVIVRLFRKNIPRQVGVSSLQPRIPFNDSVYQLAQREPLHDTFQSPSPPFQQPLSSGIMYSNINAPLRQPNQNNPLYQHFLQHQFPPGSTIQNPPTKSQTLSSSSFGQPISQHRVSLGSRAFQKSISESQPLSSSSQWPTPKNQFPADGATPPTTSKIQPSSNSSLKGPFPQGQFCLESTIIKSTSQPSSDIPFGQLTHKPQFCPDRAIQKTTFNSQPSLNIPFGQPTPKPQFRPDRAIQKTTFDSQPSSSIPFGQPTPKPQFCPDRAIQKTTFQSQPSPSSPFGQPTHKPQFRPDRAIQKSTSKSQPSSSIPFGQPTPKPRFRPDRAIQKRFKSQPSSSIPFGQPTPKPQFRPDRAIQKPFQSQHSSSFPFGQPTAKPQLRPDRAIQKPFQSQPSSSIPFGQPTLQRHISPSGTIKYPTSQHHSNLSFKIDWACRLNCHQGTAHATPSIHDDSDNSRESDEQSIKGEKYILDSAKRHQSFDDENDDNDIDSDDDGVDTEDSDIAYSSIPFGQPTPKPQFRPDSDQKTTFNSQPSSSSSFGQPTPKLQFRPDSAHQKTTFNCKPFSSIHFGQPTPKPQFRPDRAIQKTTFNSQPSSRIPCGQPTPKPHFRYDIATQKSTSKSQPSSCSSFGQPTPKPQFHSDSAIQKSTSKSQPSSCSLLQWATSKPQFHSDRVTQKSTSKSQPSSCSLLQWATPKPQFHSDSATQKSTSKSQPSSCSLLQWATPKPQFHSDRATQKSTSKSQPSSSSSFGQPTPKPQFRHGIAIQKSTSKSQPSSSSLLQWATPKPQFHSDSATQKSTSKSQPSSCSLLQWATPKPQFHSDSATQKSTSKSQPSSCSLLQWATPKPQFHSDRATQKSTSKSQPSSSSSFGQPTPKPQFHSDSAIQKSPSKSQPSSSSSLGQPTPKPQFRLDRAIQESTFNCQPSSNIPFGQPSPKPQFRPDRAIQKTTFKSQPSSSIPFGQPTPKPQFRPDRAIQKTTFKSQPSSSIPFGQPTPKPQFRPDRAIQKTTFKSQPSSSIPFGQPTLQRHISPSGTIKYPTSQHHSNLSFKIDWACRLNCHQGTAHATPSIHDDSDNSRESDEQSIKDEIDILDSAKRHKSFDDENDDNDIDSDDDGVDTEDSDIAYW, from the coding sequence ATGGATTGGAACAGTACTCAAACACCACCTACAAATGCAACAGATTTCTTCCGACGTGTATTGACAAAAACCCTTGATGGCCTTCTTGATCAAGTCGATGGTGTCTCTAAGTACGATCACGTCAAACAGTCTGTAAGAAGAATTTCTCAGATGTACAGGACAGGGCTGTCTCGTTCAAGCTCTGACTACCGATCGGATTGGAATAATGCTGCTAACCGATGCGCCTATGTCTTTCTGTACTTTATGCATCACTGTTACCTCGTGCATCACTCTCTTCATCAAAACGTGACTGAGATCTCAAAAACGTTGAAATACAAGCATAGTATGAAGACGTGTAGTATTGGTGGTGGGCCAGGCTCAGACCTAGTTGGTCTCACTAAATTCCTTCGAGATACAAACCTCTTCCCATCGTCGCTCCATTGCCTTGTTCTGGATTTGTTCCCAAACTGGAAACTCACTTGGGATATTATTTACCAAACTCTACCAGATGATTTCCAGGTGACCTACAAGAGATGTGACCTCGTCAGAGATACAAGACTTCCAAGTGATGTCCTCAGTTTCATCAGAGATGTAGATCTACTTACGCTTGTTAAATCCTACTCTGCGGTTTCAGCGTTCTTCCGAACTGACCCAAACCGAAGAGAACTACTGCGTTCTATTCTCAATGAGCTAAAGCACGGTTGTTTGGTGTTGTTTATTGACAACAACTACCCAGGTGATGGTTTTGAGCAGCAATTTGCTTCCCCTGCTGGTCTGGACATGGTATTTCAATTCCGAGGTAAACCCAATATGCCTCTTGGTTCTTACTCGAATACTATAAGGAACTTCTGCCAGATTCTAGATTTTCGTCCAATGCGTGGCTGTGATGTGATCGTTCGGTTATTCCGCAAAAACATACCAAGGCAAGTTGGCGTCAGCAGTCTTCAGCCGAGAATCCCCTTCAATGACAGCGTTTATCAACTAGCTCAACGTGAGCCACTACATGACACCTTTCAGTCACCATCACCGCCCTTTCAACAACCCTTATCTTCTGGGATAATGTATTCCAACATCAACGCTCCATTGCGTCAGCCTAATCAAAATAACCCCCTCTATCAGCATTTTCTCCAACATCAGTTTCCTCCGGGCAGTACTATCCAAAATCCACCCACCAAAAGCCAAACTTTATCAAGCAGCTCCTTCGGACAACCAATTTCCCAACATCGGGTTTCTCTAGGAAGCAGAGCCTTCCAAAAATCAATTTCCGAAAGCCAACCTTTAAGCAGCTCCTCCCAATGGCCAACTCCCAAAAATCAGTTTCCTGCAGACGGCGCCACCCCACCAACAACTTCCAAAATCCAACCTTCCTCAAACAGCTCCTTGAAAGGACCATTTCCCCAAGGTCAGTTTTGTCTAGAGAGCACCATAATAAAATCCACAAGCCAACCCTCTTCAGACATCCCCTTCGGACAACTTACTCATAAACCTCAGTTTTGTCCGGACAGGGCCATCCAAAAGACAACTTTCAATAGccaaccttctttaaacatcccCTTTGGACAACCTACTCCCAAACCTCAGTTTCGTCCGGACAGGGCCATCCAAAAGACAACTTTCGACAGCCAACCTTCTTCAAGCATCCCCTTCGGACAACCTACTCCCAAACCTCAGTTTTGTCCGGACAGGGCCATCCAAAAGACAACTTTCCAAAGCCAACCTTCTCCAAGCAGCCCCTTCGGACAACCTACTCATAAACCTCAGTTTCGTCCGGACAGGGCCATCCAAAAATCAACATCCAAAAGCCAACCTTCTTCAAGCATCCCCTTCGGACAACCTACTCCCAAACCTCGGTTTCGTCCGGACAGGGCCATCCAAAAGCGTTTCAAAAGCCAACCTTCTTCAAGCATCCCCTTCGGACAACCTACTCCCAAACCTCAGTTTCGTCCGGACAGGGCCATCCAAAAGCCTTTCCAAAGCCAACATTCTTCAAGCTTCCCCTTCGGACAACCTACTGCCAAACCTCAGTTGCGTCCGGACAGGGCCATCCAAAAGCCTTTCCAAAGCCAACCTTCTTCAAGCATCCCCTTCGGACAACCTACTCTTCAACGTCATATTTCTCCAAGCGGCACCATCAAATATCCAACCAGTCAACATCATAGTAATCTGTCATTCAAGATTGATTGGGCATGTCGATTGAACTGTCATCAGGGGACAGCACATGCTACACCATCTATTCACGATGACAGCGACAACAGTAGAGAAAGTGATGAGCAAAGTATTAAGGGCGAAAAATATATTTTGGATTCTGCAAAAAGGCATCAAAGTTTCGACGACGAAAACGATGACAACGACATCGATAGTGACGACGACGGGGTTGATACTGAAGACAGTGATATCGCCTATTCAAGCATCCCCTTCGGACAACCTACTCCTAAACCTCAGTTTCGTCCGGACAGTGACCAAAAGACAACTTTCAACAGCCAACCTTCTTCAAGCAGCTCCTTCGGACAACCTACTCCTAAACTTCAGTTTCGTCCGGACAGTGCCCACCAAAAGACAACTTTCAACTGCAAACCTTTTTCAAGCATCCACTTTGGACAACCTACTCCTAAACCTCAGTTTCGTCCGGATAGAGCCATCCAAAAGACAACTTTCAACAGCCAACCTTCTTCAAGAATCCCCTGCGGACAACCTACTCCTAAACCTCACTTTCGTTATGACATCGCCACCCAAAAATCAACATCCAAAAGCCAACCTTCTTCATGCAGCTCCTTCGGACAACCTACTCCAAAACCTCAGTTTCATTCAGACAGCGCCATCCAAAAATCAACATCCAAAAGCCAACCTTCTTCATGCAGCCTCCTCCAATGGGCAACTTCCAAACCTCAGTTTCATTCAGACAGGGTCACCCAGAAATCAACATCCAAAAGCCAACCTTCTTCATGCAGCCTCCTCCAATGGGCAACTCCCAAACCTCAGTTTCATTCAGACAGCGCCACCCAGAAATCAACATCCAAAAGCCAACCTTCTTCATGCAGCCTCCTCCAATGGGCAACTCCAAAACCTCAGTTTCATTCAGACAGGGCCACCCAGAAATCAACATCCAAAAGCCAACCTTCTTCAAGCAGCTCCTTCGGACAACCTACTCCTAAACCTCAGTTTCGTCATGGCATCGCCATCCAAAAATCAACATCCAAAAGCCAACCTTCTTCATCCAGCCTCCTCCAATGGGCAACTCCCAAACCTCAGTTTCATTCAGACAGCGCCACCCAGAAATCAACATCTAAAAGCCAACCTTCTTCATGCAGCCTCCTCCAATGGGCAACTCCCAAACCTCAGTTTCATTCAGACAGCGCCACCCAGAAATCAACATCCAAAAGCCAACCTTCTTCATGCAGCCTCCTCCAATGGGCAACTCCAAAACCTCAGTTTCATTCAGACAGGGCCACCCAGAAATCAACATCCAAAAGCCAACCTTCTTCAAGCAGCTCCTTCGGACAACCTACTCCTAAACCTCAGTTTCATTCAGACAGTGCCATCCAAAAATCACCTTCCAAAAGCCAACCTTCTTCAAGCAGCTCCCTTGGACAACCTACTCCTAAACCTCAGTTTCGCCTGGACAGGGCCATCCAAGAATCAACTTTCAATTGCCAACCTTCTTCAAACATCCCCTTTGGACAACCTTCTCCCAAACCTCAGTTTCGTCCGGACAGGGCCATCCAAAAGACAACTTTCAAAAGCCAACCTTCTTCAAGCATCCCCTTCGGACAACCTACTCCCAAACCTCAGTTTCGTCCGGACAGGGCCATCCAAAAGACAACTTTCAAAAGCCAACCTTCTTCAAGCATCCCCTTCGGACAACCTACTCCCAAACCTCAGTTTCGTCCGGACAGGGCCATCCAAAAGACAACTTTCAAAAGCCAACCTTCTTCAAGCATCCCCTTCGGACAACCTACTCTTCAACGTCATATTTCTCCAAGCGGCACCATCAAATATCCAACCAGTCAACATCATAGTAATCTGTCATTCAAGATTGATTGGGCATGTCGATTGAACTGTCATCAGGGGACAGCACATGCTACACCATCTATTCACGATGACAGCGACAACAGTAGAGAAAGTGATGAGCAAAGTATTAAGGACGAAATAGATATTTTGGATTCTGCAAAAAGGCATAAAAGTTTCGACGACGAAAACGATGACAACGACATCGATAGTGACGACGACGGGGTTGATACTGAAGACAGTGATATcgcctattggtaa